The Sporomusa termitida genome has a window encoding:
- the fusA gene encoding elongation factor G — MARKFPLEKTRNIGIMAHIDAGKTTTTERILFYTGRVHKIGEVHDGAATMDWMVQEQERGITITSAATTAQWDGHRINIIDTPGHVDFTVEVERSLRVLDGSVAVFCAKGGVEPQSETVWRQADKYGVPRMAYVNKMDITGADFYRVVDMMKSRLGAFAVPIQLPIGFEDTFKGFVDLIEMKAVMYTDDLGKVSESTEIPEDMLENAELYRQNLLDAVAESDDELMMKYLEGEELTIDEIKSGIRRATIACKMTPVLCGSSYKNKGVQPLLDAVVAYMPAPTDIPAIKGVKPDTGEEDERKADDSIPFSALAFKIMADPYVGKLAFFRVYSGKLASGSYVYNSTKGKRERIGRILQMHANHREEIEIVYTGDIAAAVGLKDTTTGDTLCDDKNIIILESMVFPDPVIHIAVEPKTKADQEKMGVALNRLAEEDPTFRMHTDQETGQTIISGMGELHLEIIVDRMLREFKVECNVGKPQVAYRETIRKTVKSEGKFVRQSGGRGQYGHCWLQIEPLEPGQGFVFENKVVGGAIPKEYINPIEAGVKEAMDTGVSAGYPMVDIKVTVFDGSYHDVDSSEMAFKIAGSMGFKAGCAKAAPVILEPYMKVEVIVPEEYMGDVIGDLNSRRGRIEGMETRSGAQAIKSFVPLSEMFGYSTDLRSKTQGRGNYSMEFDHYEEVPKTIAEVIASKNKGA, encoded by the coding sequence GTGGCCCGAAAGTTTCCACTTGAAAAGACGCGGAACATCGGCATCATGGCGCATATAGACGCTGGCAAGACCACTACGACTGAACGCATACTGTTTTATACCGGCAGAGTACACAAAATTGGTGAAGTGCATGATGGCGCTGCGACTATGGACTGGATGGTGCAAGAACAAGAAAGGGGTATAACCATTACCTCTGCGGCCACTACAGCCCAATGGGACGGGCATCGTATAAACATCATTGACACACCAGGACACGTGGACTTTACAGTTGAAGTAGAACGTTCACTCAGGGTACTTGATGGCTCGGTTGCGGTATTTTGCGCTAAAGGCGGCGTAGAGCCTCAGTCGGAGACAGTGTGGCGTCAAGCTGATAAATACGGCGTTCCCCGTATGGCATATGTTAATAAAATGGACATCACCGGTGCTGATTTCTACCGGGTTGTTGATATGATGAAAAGTCGTTTGGGCGCGTTTGCCGTGCCAATCCAACTGCCAATCGGTTTTGAAGATACCTTCAAGGGTTTCGTTGATCTTATTGAAATGAAGGCAGTTATGTATACTGACGACCTGGGGAAAGTGAGCGAATCAACAGAGATTCCTGAGGATATGCTGGAGAATGCAGAGCTTTACCGCCAGAACCTGCTGGATGCCGTTGCTGAAAGCGACGATGAACTGATGATGAAATATCTTGAGGGTGAAGAACTCACCATTGATGAGATCAAATCAGGAATTCGCCGCGCTACTATTGCCTGCAAAATGACACCGGTACTTTGCGGCTCATCCTACAAAAACAAAGGCGTTCAGCCTCTGCTGGATGCTGTTGTCGCTTATATGCCTGCTCCCACTGATATTCCGGCCATCAAAGGTGTTAAGCCAGATACCGGCGAGGAAGACGAGCGTAAAGCCGATGATAGTATTCCGTTTTCGGCACTGGCGTTTAAGATTATGGCTGATCCTTATGTGGGGAAACTCGCTTTCTTCCGCGTATATTCCGGCAAACTAGCTTCCGGCTCGTATGTGTACAACTCCACAAAAGGAAAACGGGAACGTATCGGCCGGATTCTCCAGATGCATGCCAACCACCGTGAAGAGATCGAAATCGTTTACACGGGGGACATTGCCGCTGCTGTAGGTCTCAAAGATACTACAACCGGTGATACCCTGTGCGACGATAAAAATATTATCATACTTGAATCAATGGTGTTTCCGGACCCGGTTATCCATATAGCTGTCGAGCCTAAGACTAAAGCCGATCAGGAAAAAATGGGCGTAGCGCTTAATCGCCTGGCGGAAGAAGATCCGACCTTCCGGATGCATACCGATCAGGAAACCGGTCAAACCATCATCTCGGGTATGGGTGAACTACATCTCGAAATTATTGTTGACCGGATGCTCAGAGAATTCAAGGTTGAGTGCAATGTGGGTAAACCTCAGGTTGCTTACCGCGAGACGATCCGCAAAACTGTTAAATCCGAGGGTAAGTTTGTCCGCCAGTCCGGTGGCCGTGGCCAATACGGACATTGCTGGCTGCAGATTGAACCGCTTGAACCAGGCCAGGGTTTTGTCTTTGAAAACAAAGTTGTTGGTGGTGCTATTCCCAAAGAATACATCAACCCGATTGAGGCTGGCGTCAAAGAAGCTATGGATACAGGCGTATCTGCCGGCTATCCGATGGTTGACATTAAAGTAACCGTTTTCGACGGTTCCTACCACGATGTTGACTCATCGGAAATGGCTTTCAAAATTGCCGGCTCGATGGGTTTCAAGGCTGGCTGCGCCAAGGCTGCACCGGTTATCCTTGAACCCTACATGAAAGTGGAAGTTATTGTTCCTGAAGAATATATGGGCGACGTTATCGGCGACTTAAACTCCCGTCGTGGCCGTATCGAAGGGATGGAAACCCGTTCCGGTGCGCAAGCGATTAAATCATTTGTGCCGCTTTCGGAAATGTTCGGTTATTCGACTGACCTTCGTTCCAAGACGCAGGGCCGTGGCAACTACTCCATGGAATTTGACCACTATGAAGAGGTTCCCAAGACAATTGCCGAAGTTATCGCTTCTAAAAACAAAGGTGCATAA
- the tuf gene encoding elongation factor Tu, which produces MAKKKFERNKPHVNIGTIGHVDHGKTSLTAAITMTLAKHGGAEFMAYDQIDKAPEERERGITINTAHVEYETPARHYAHVDCPGHADYVKNMITGAAQMDGAILVVSAADGPMPQTREHILLSRQVGVPAMVVFLNKADLVDDAELMELVEMEVRELLSSYEFPGDDIPVVSGSAVKVLNCGCAKRECEWCGKIHELMDKVDGYIPTPERATDKPFLMPVEDVFTITGRGTVATGRVERGVVKVSDTIEIVGMTEKPKSTVVTGVEMFRKLLDSAVAGDNIGALLRGVDRKEIERGQVLAKPGSIKPHTKFKSEVYVLSKEEGGRHTPFFNGYRPQFYFRTTDVTGVVTLPEGVEMVMPGDNIQMDIALITPIAIEEGLRFAIREGGRTVGAGVVTAVVE; this is translated from the coding sequence ATGGCTAAGAAAAAGTTTGAAAGAAACAAACCCCATGTTAACATTGGTACAATTGGTCACGTTGACCATGGCAAAACCTCGCTGACTGCCGCAATTACCATGACGCTGGCCAAACACGGCGGCGCCGAGTTCATGGCCTATGATCAAATCGATAAAGCACCGGAAGAAAGAGAACGCGGTATTACCATCAACACCGCCCACGTGGAATATGAAACTCCTGCCCGCCACTATGCGCATGTTGACTGCCCGGGCCATGCGGACTATGTTAAAAACATGATCACCGGGGCCGCCCAAATGGACGGCGCCATCCTGGTTGTATCGGCCGCTGACGGCCCGATGCCGCAGACCCGTGAACACATCCTGCTGTCCCGCCAGGTAGGCGTACCGGCCATGGTTGTGTTCCTGAACAAAGCGGATCTGGTTGATGACGCGGAGTTGATGGAACTGGTGGAAATGGAAGTGCGCGAACTGCTTTCCAGCTACGAATTCCCCGGTGACGACATTCCGGTAGTGAGCGGTTCGGCAGTAAAAGTACTTAACTGCGGCTGCGCCAAGCGCGAATGCGAATGGTGCGGCAAGATTCATGAACTGATGGACAAAGTTGACGGCTACATCCCGACGCCGGAACGGGCCACTGATAAACCGTTCCTGATGCCGGTGGAAGACGTATTTACCATTACCGGCCGGGGTACAGTAGCAACCGGCCGTGTAGAGCGGGGTGTAGTAAAAGTCAGTGATACCATCGAAATCGTAGGTATGACAGAAAAACCGAAATCAACCGTAGTAACGGGCGTAGAAATGTTCCGTAAGCTGCTGGATTCGGCCGTGGCCGGGGATAATATCGGTGCCCTGCTGCGTGGTGTTGACCGGAAAGAAATCGAACGGGGCCAGGTACTGGCAAAACCAGGTTCGATTAAACCGCACACCAAATTCAAATCGGAAGTATATGTACTGTCGAAAGAAGAAGGCGGCCGTCATACCCCGTTTTTTAACGGCTACCGTCCGCAGTTCTACTTCCGGACAACGGACGTAACCGGTGTTGTTACCCTGCCGGAAGGCGTGGAAATGGTAATGCCTGGCGACAACATTCAAATGGACATCGCCCTGATTACCCCGATCGCTATTGAAGAAGGCCTGCGTTTTGCAATCCGTGAAGGCGGCCGCACCGTTGGTGCCGGCGTTGTAACTGCGGTTGTTGAATAG
- the rpsJ gene encoding 30S ribosomal protein S10: MAKQQKIRIRLKAYDHKALDQSAAKIVETAKRTGAMVSGPIPLPTEKNIFTILRSPHVNKDSREQFEMRTHKRLIDILEPTPKTVDALMRLDLPAGVDIEIKL, translated from the coding sequence ATGGCTAAACAACAAAAAATCAGAATCCGCCTTAAGGCGTATGACCACAAGGCGCTTGACCAAAGTGCGGCTAAGATTGTTGAAACCGCAAAACGTACCGGCGCTATGGTTTCCGGTCCTATTCCGCTTCCTACCGAGAAAAACATCTTTACTATTCTGCGTTCACCCCATGTCAATAAAGACTCCCGCGAACAATTCGAAATGCGGACCCATAAACGTCTTATTGACATCCTGGAGCCAACCCCCAAGACGGTAGATGCCTTAATGCGTCTCGACTTGCCGGCTGGTGTGGACATTGAAATCAAGCTGTAG
- the rplC gene encoding 50S ribosomal protein L3: MAKGILGKKLGMTQIFTAEGKVIPVTVIEAGPNVVVQNKTVENDGYNAVQLGFGAVKEKKVTKPLQGHFAKANVKPVKFIRELRLPGASEYTVGQVLSADVFSEGELIDVTGTAKGKGFAGGIKRHNFKRGPMAHGSKSHREPGTIGSRMSGGGGKVFKGKKLPGRMGGQKVTVQRLQVVRIDVPRNLLLVKGAVPGPKGSLIIVKNTVKPTK; the protein is encoded by the coding sequence ATGGCTAAAGGAATTTTAGGTAAAAAACTGGGTATGACCCAAATCTTTACGGCTGAGGGTAAAGTTATTCCGGTTACTGTAATTGAAGCCGGCCCCAATGTCGTAGTGCAAAACAAAACCGTTGAAAATGATGGCTACAATGCAGTGCAGCTTGGTTTTGGCGCTGTCAAAGAAAAGAAAGTTACCAAACCTTTGCAGGGTCACTTTGCAAAAGCCAACGTCAAACCGGTGAAATTTATCCGTGAACTGCGTCTGCCTGGAGCCTCTGAATATACAGTAGGTCAAGTTCTGAGCGCTGATGTCTTCAGTGAAGGTGAATTGATTGATGTAACTGGCACTGCTAAAGGTAAAGGCTTTGCCGGCGGCATTAAAAGACATAACTTTAAACGCGGACCTATGGCCCACGGTTCCAAATCCCATCGTGAGCCCGGTACTATTGGTTCCCGGATGAGCGGCGGCGGCGGCAAGGTATTCAAAGGCAAGAAACTTCCCGGCCGTATGGGCGGACAGAAAGTAACTGTTCAACGCCTGCAGGTAGTCCGCATAGATGTACCCCGCAACCTTTTATTGGTTAAAGGTGCTGTTCCCGGACCTAAAGGCAGTCTGATCATTGTAAAGAATACGGTAAAACCCACTAAGTAA
- the rplD gene encoding 50S ribosomal protein L4 has product MPKVAVYDMTGAKTGEIELNDSVFGVEINEAVVHQVVVMQLASQRQGTHATKTRSMVRGGGRKPWKQKGTGRARAGSIRSPLWVGGGVAFGPHPRSYKFSMPRKVRRLAIKSALTAKVNDGGLLVVEDINFAAPKTKDVVKFLGNFEASDNKALIITVDQNDNVVKSSRNIPGVKAINTMGLNVFDLLHHDKVLVTKDAVAKIEEVLA; this is encoded by the coding sequence ATGCCGAAAGTGGCAGTATATGATATGACCGGTGCAAAGACCGGTGAAATAGAACTTAATGATAGCGTATTTGGCGTAGAGATAAATGAAGCCGTTGTCCATCAGGTTGTTGTTATGCAGTTGGCGAGCCAACGTCAGGGCACTCACGCAACGAAGACCAGATCTATGGTACGCGGTGGCGGTAGAAAACCCTGGAAACAAAAAGGTACCGGCCGGGCACGGGCCGGCAGCATCAGATCTCCATTATGGGTAGGTGGCGGTGTCGCCTTCGGACCGCATCCGCGGAGCTATAAGTTCAGTATGCCCCGGAAAGTGCGCCGTTTGGCGATTAAATCAGCCTTGACAGCCAAGGTGAATGATGGCGGCTTACTGGTTGTCGAAGACATTAACTTTGCTGCACCCAAAACCAAAGACGTCGTAAAATTCCTTGGTAATTTTGAGGCCAGCGATAATAAGGCCCTGATTATCACGGTTGATCAGAATGACAATGTTGTAAAATCATCCCGTAATATTCCTGGTGTTAAAGCCATCAATACCATGGGCCTGAATGTATTCGACCTGCTTCATCATGATAAGGTGCTGGTAACCAAAGATGCAGTCGCCAAGATTGAGGAGGTGCTGGCATAA
- the rplW gene encoding 50S ribosomal protein L23, with the protein MANLRDILIKPYITEKTTSMMADNKYTFIVPLTANKIEIRQAVEQIFKVRVLDVNTLRVMGKTKRMGKNAGKRPDFKKAIVKLAPGERIEFFEGV; encoded by the coding sequence ATGGCAAACCTGCGCGATATACTCATTAAGCCGTACATTACCGAAAAAACCACAAGTATGATGGCTGACAACAAATACACTTTTATTGTGCCTTTAACTGCCAATAAGATTGAAATTCGTCAAGCTGTTGAACAAATCTTCAAAGTCAGAGTTCTTGATGTCAATACCCTCCGGGTAATGGGCAAGACCAAGCGCATGGGCAAAAATGCCGGTAAACGGCCGGACTTTAAAAAGGCCATTGTTAAACTGGCTCCCGGCGAGCGCATTGAATTCTTTGAAGGTGTATAA
- the rplB gene encoding 50S ribosomal protein L2 — protein MPVKSFKPYAPGRRFMTVADFSDLTTDRPERSLTERLQKHAGRNQQGRLTVRHQGGGHKRLYRVIDFKRNKDGIPAKIASIEYDPNRSARIALLNYADGEKRYILAPNGLKVGDTIMSGPEADIKPGNALALKNIPVGTQLHNIELKIGKGGQMVRSAGASAQLMAKEGTHALLRLPSGELRKVHINCRATIGQVGNLEHENITIGKAGRSRWLGIRPANRGVAMNPIDHPHGGGEGRSPIGRKHPVTPWGKCAMGAKTRRSKASDKLIVKKRK, from the coding sequence ATGCCAGTTAAAAGTTTTAAACCATACGCTCCTGGCAGAAGATTTATGACGGTAGCCGATTTTTCGGACCTTACCACAGATCGTCCCGAGCGTTCTTTGACCGAGCGTCTCCAAAAACACGCCGGTCGCAATCAGCAAGGCCGTTTGACTGTGCGGCATCAGGGCGGCGGTCATAAGCGCCTATACCGTGTGATTGACTTCAAGCGCAATAAAGACGGTATTCCTGCCAAGATTGCATCGATTGAATATGATCCTAACCGCTCAGCCCGGATTGCTCTGTTAAACTATGCTGACGGCGAGAAACGTTATATTCTTGCACCTAACGGTCTTAAGGTGGGCGATACCATCATGAGCGGTCCTGAGGCTGATATCAAGCCAGGCAATGCTCTGGCCCTTAAAAATATCCCGGTAGGTACCCAACTGCATAATATTGAACTGAAAATCGGCAAAGGCGGCCAGATGGTTCGCTCAGCCGGTGCTTCCGCCCAGCTTATGGCAAAGGAAGGCACCCATGCACTCCTCAGACTGCCATCAGGCGAGCTGCGTAAAGTTCATATTAACTGCCGGGCTACTATCGGTCAGGTAGGCAACCTTGAACATGAAAATATCACCATCGGGAAAGCCGGCCGTTCGCGTTGGCTCGGTATCCGTCCTGCTAACCGCGGTGTCGCAATGAACCCGATTGACCATCCGCATGGCGGTGGTGAAGGCCGTTCGCCTATCGGTCGGAAACATCCGGTTACTCCGTGGGGCAAATGCGCAATGGGTGCGAAAACCCGGAGAAGCAAAGCTTCTGACAAGCTGATTGTTAAGAAACGGAAGTAA
- the rpsS gene encoding 30S ribosomal protein S19: MSRSIKKGPYVHESLIKKIDALNAKNDKKVIKTWSRSSTILPTFVGHTLAVHDGRKHVPVYVTEDMVGHKLGEFAPTRTYKGHSGSERSTGVR; the protein is encoded by the coding sequence GTGTCAAGATCAATTAAAAAAGGACCTTATGTGCATGAAAGCCTGATCAAGAAAATTGACGCGCTCAATGCTAAAAATGATAAAAAGGTTATTAAGACCTGGTCGCGCAGCTCGACGATACTGCCAACCTTTGTCGGCCACACCCTGGCTGTCCATGACGGCCGCAAACATGTGCCGGTATATGTTACCGAAGACATGGTTGGCCATAAACTTGGCGAATTTGCGCCGACGCGGACTTATAAAGGCCACAGCGGCTCTGAACGGTCCACTGGGGTAAGATAA
- the rplV gene encoding 50S ribosomal protein L22, with protein sequence MEAKAIARHIRIAPRKIRIVIDLIRGKNVGEAFAILKYTPKVGAEVLEKVLKSAIANAEHNYDLNVDALYVSQAFVDQGPTLKRIHPRSRGQAFKILKRTSHVTLVVKER encoded by the coding sequence ATGGAAGCTAAAGCAATTGCCAGACATATTCGCATTGCACCCCGCAAAATCCGCATCGTGATTGACTTAATTCGCGGCAAAAATGTGGGCGAGGCTTTTGCGATTTTAAAATACACTCCGAAAGTTGGAGCGGAAGTTCTGGAAAAAGTGCTGAAATCAGCTATCGCTAATGCTGAACACAACTATGACCTGAATGTTGATGCTCTCTATGTGTCACAGGCGTTTGTTGATCAGGGGCCAACCTTGAAACGTATTCATCCGCGCTCACGCGGGCAGGCGTTCAAAATTTTAAAGCGTACCAGCCATGTAACATTGGTTGTGAAAGAAAGATAA
- the rpsC gene encoding 30S ribosomal protein S3: MGQKVNPHGLRLGIVKTWDAKWYADKDYAKNLHEDIKMRDMLKEKLYTSNVSQIIIERAANRVKVTIHTAKPGMVIGRGGSGIENIKRWLKDLTGKNIEVNIAEIKQAELDATLVAENIAAQLEKRIAFRRAMKQSVTRTIRMGAKGIKVMVGGRLGGAEIARTESYREGSIPLHTLRADIDYGTAEAHTTYGRIGVKVWIYKGEILPEAKKTVVAAAAVEGGEK; the protein is encoded by the coding sequence GTGGGTCAAAAAGTTAATCCGCATGGTCTTCGTCTTGGCATTGTGAAAACCTGGGATGCGAAATGGTATGCCGACAAAGATTATGCAAAAAATTTGCATGAAGATATTAAAATGCGTGATATGCTGAAAGAAAAACTTTATACTTCCAATGTGTCGCAAATCATTATTGAACGTGCGGCTAACCGGGTTAAAGTTACTATTCACACTGCTAAGCCTGGTATGGTGATTGGTCGTGGCGGCAGTGGCATTGAAAACATTAAGAGATGGCTGAAAGACCTTACCGGCAAAAATATTGAAGTCAATATTGCCGAGATTAAGCAAGCCGAACTTGATGCGACTTTGGTCGCTGAAAACATTGCCGCTCAGCTTGAGAAACGTATTGCTTTCCGCCGGGCAATGAAGCAATCGGTAACCCGTACCATCCGTATGGGCGCCAAAGGGATTAAGGTAATGGTCGGCGGTCGTTTAGGCGGCGCTGAAATTGCCCGTACCGAAAGCTACCGTGAAGGCAGTATTCCCCTGCACACCTTGCGGGCCGATATTGATTACGGCACTGCCGAAGCTCATACCACCTATGGCCGGATCGGTGTAAAAGTCTGGATTTACAAGGGTGAAATCCTGCCTGAGGCTAAAAAGACTGTTGTCGCCGCTGCCGCCGTTGAAGGGGGCGAGAAATAA
- the rplP gene encoding 50S ribosomal protein L16 — protein sequence MLIPKRVKHRKQFRGRMKGKATKGNMVSHGEFGLVALEPAWITNRQIEAARIAMTRYIKRGGKVWIKIFPDKPITAKPAETRMGSGKGSPEYWVAVVKPGRVMFEMDGVPEETAREAMRLAAHKLPIKTKFVTREETADLDMDAPGVNAKAGGEVNEG from the coding sequence ATGCTGATTCCTAAGAGAGTGAAACACCGCAAGCAATTTCGCGGACGGATGAAAGGCAAAGCCACTAAAGGCAATATGGTTTCTCACGGTGAGTTCGGCCTGGTCGCTCTTGAACCGGCTTGGATTACCAACCGGCAGATTGAAGCAGCCCGTATTGCCATGACCCGTTACATTAAGCGTGGCGGTAAAGTCTGGATAAAAATATTTCCTGATAAACCGATTACTGCTAAGCCCGCCGAAACCCGCATGGGTAGTGGTAAAGGCTCACCGGAATACTGGGTTGCTGTCGTGAAACCCGGCCGCGTCATGTTTGAAATGGATGGCGTGCCGGAAGAAACAGCGCGTGAAGCAATGCGTCTTGCTGCTCACAAACTGCCGATTAAGACCAAGTTCGTTACGCGGGAGGAAACCGCGGATTTGGACATGGACGCACCTGGTGTCAATGCTAAAGCAGGTGGTGAAGTAAATGAAGGCTAA
- the rpmC gene encoding 50S ribosomal protein L29 has translation MKAKDIRDMSAAELEQNFTKLKEELFNLRFQHATGQLDNPMRIPAVKKTIARIKTVQRQRELKAQ, from the coding sequence ATGAAGGCTAAAGATATCCGCGATATGAGTGCAGCCGAACTTGAGCAAAATTTTACGAAGCTGAAAGAAGAACTGTTTAACCTGCGGTTCCAACATGCTACCGGCCAGCTGGATAACCCGATGCGGATTCCGGCCGTCAAGAAAACAATTGCCCGCATTAAAACTGTTCAGCGCCAGCGTGAACTTAAGGCTCAGTAA
- the rpsQ gene encoding 30S ribosomal protein S17 produces the protein MDHVSEYEGRQCRVTVERNERKVRIGKVVSDKMDKTVVIAVERLVRHPLYHKSVKQTVKFKAHDENNESHVGDTVKIMETRPLSKEKRWRVVEVLERAR, from the coding sequence ATGGACCATGTTAGTGAGTATGAAGGGAGGCAATGCAGAGTGACCGTTGAAAGAAATGAGCGTAAAGTCCGGATCGGTAAAGTAGTTAGCGATAAAATGGACAAAACTGTAGTCATCGCGGTTGAGCGTTTGGTACGTCATCCGCTGTATCATAAATCAGTTAAACAAACGGTAAAGTTTAAAGCTCATGATGAGAATAACGAAAGCCATGTTGGTGATACCGTTAAAATCATGGAAACCCGCCCGCTGTCTAAGGAAAAACGCTGGCGTGTGGTGGAAGTTCTCGAGAGAGCAAGATAG
- the rplN gene encoding 50S ribosomal protein L14: protein MIQQQSILNVADNTGAKQIMCIRVLGGSYRRYANIGDVIVAAVKDATPGGVVKKGDVIKAVVVRSSKGLRRPDGSYIKFDENAAVVIKEDKSPRGTRIFGPVARELRDKDFMKIISLAPEVI from the coding sequence ATGATTCAACAACAGAGTATACTGAATGTTGCTGATAATACCGGCGCAAAGCAAATTATGTGCATCCGCGTACTGGGCGGCTCATATCGCCGCTATGCCAACATTGGCGACGTTATCGTGGCCGCTGTTAAAGACGCTACACCCGGTGGCGTTGTCAAGAAAGGCGATGTAATTAAAGCCGTTGTTGTTCGTTCCAGTAAGGGATTACGTCGTCCGGACGGTTCGTACATCAAGTTTGATGAAAACGCTGCCGTTGTTATAAAAGAAGATAAAAGCCCGAGAGGTACACGGATATTTGGACCTGTTGCCCGCGAACTCAGGGACAAAGATTTCATGAAAATTATCTCACTGGCGCCTGAGGTTATCTAG
- the rplX gene encoding 50S ribosomal protein L24, whose amino-acid sequence MSEAQKLHVKKGDKVVVLSGKDKGKQGKIVEALPKKGKVVVEGINKVKRHTKPSQKAPQGGILVKEAPLASAKVMLVCPACSKPTRIKKAQVAGGAFARACKHCGEVIDKDK is encoded by the coding sequence GTGTCCGAAGCCCAAAAATTGCATGTAAAAAAAGGCGATAAAGTTGTTGTGTTGTCTGGTAAAGATAAAGGCAAACAAGGTAAGATCGTAGAAGCGCTGCCTAAAAAAGGCAAGGTTGTGGTAGAAGGTATCAATAAAGTAAAACGCCACACAAAACCCAGCCAAAAAGCGCCTCAAGGCGGTATTCTGGTAAAAGAAGCGCCGCTTGCTTCTGCCAAAGTTATGCTGGTATGTCCGGCATGCAGCAAACCTACCCGTATTAAAAAAGCCCAGGTTGCCGGCGGCGCATTTGCCCGTGCCTGCAAACACTGCGGTGAAGTTATCGATAAAGACAAGTAA
- the rplE gene encoding 50S ribosomal protein L5, with protein sequence MATRLKEKYINEVTKAMMEKFGYKNVMEIPKVEKVVINMGVGEAVGNPKVLDAAVGDMTMISGQKPVITKAKKSIAAFKIREGMPIGAKVTMRGERMYQFLDKLFNISLPRVRDFRGISPKSFDGRGNYTLGIKEQLIFPEIDYDKVDKIRGMDIIIVTTAKTDEEARELLRLMGMPFTA encoded by the coding sequence ATGGCTACAAGGCTTAAAGAAAAATATATAAATGAAGTAACTAAAGCGATGATGGAAAAGTTTGGTTACAAAAATGTTATGGAGATTCCTAAAGTCGAGAAAGTAGTAATCAATATGGGGGTCGGTGAAGCAGTTGGCAACCCCAAAGTTCTCGACGCCGCAGTAGGCGATATGACAATGATTTCCGGGCAGAAACCGGTAATCACCAAAGCTAAGAAATCCATCGCTGCTTTTAAAATCCGTGAGGGTATGCCGATTGGTGCTAAGGTAACCATGCGCGGCGAGCGGATGTACCAATTCCTTGACAAACTCTTCAACATCTCGCTGCCACGGGTACGTGACTTCCGCGGTATAAGCCCTAAATCCTTTGACGGACGCGGCAATTACACACTGGGTATTAAAGAACAACTGATTTTTCCCGAGATCGACTACGATAAAGTAGATAAGATACGCGGCATGGATATCATCATTGTTACCACAGCCAAGACTGATGAAGAAGCCAGAGAACTGTTACGATTGATGGGGATGCCGTTTACGGCATAA
- a CDS encoding type Z 30S ribosomal protein S14, translating to MAKKALIEKWKNEPKFKVRKYNRCKICGRPHGYMRKFEMCRICFRELSYKGAIPGVTKASW from the coding sequence GTGGCCAAAAAGGCTTTAATTGAGAAATGGAAAAACGAGCCTAAATTTAAAGTGCGTAAGTACAATCGCTGCAAAATATGTGGTCGTCCGCACGGATATATGCGCAAATTTGAAATGTGCCGGATTTGTTTCCGGGAACTGAGCTACAAAGGCGCCATTCCTGGAGTAACAAAGGCAAGCTGGTAA
- the rpsH gene encoding 30S ribosomal protein S8, with protein MVMTDPIADMLTRIRNANSVFHDKVEIPASNIKKAVAQILKDEGFIRDYDTLQDGKQGMLRVSLKYGPNREKVITGIKRISKPGLRVYAKKEQLPRVLGGLGIAIISTSKGIMSDKAARKEGLGGEVLAYVW; from the coding sequence ATGGTAATGACCGATCCGATTGCCGACATGCTTACTCGCATTCGCAACGCCAACTCGGTTTTTCACGATAAAGTCGAGATTCCAGCATCCAACATCAAGAAAGCCGTAGCCCAGATTCTGAAAGACGAAGGTTTTATCAGAGACTACGACACACTGCAAGATGGCAAACAGGGAATGCTGCGGGTTAGCCTTAAATACGGGCCGAACCGCGAAAAAGTAATTACTGGCATTAAGCGCATTTCTAAGCCCGGTCTGCGCGTTTACGCTAAGAAAGAACAGCTGCCCCGCGTACTGGGCGGTCTCGGAATTGCGATTATCTCAACATCTAAAGGCATTATGAGCGATAAAGCCGCCCGTAAAGAAGGTCTTGGCGGCGAAGTACTGGCATACGTTTGGTAA